A portion of the Colius striatus isolate bColStr4 chromosome 1, bColStr4.1.hap1, whole genome shotgun sequence genome contains these proteins:
- the ANKRD49 gene encoding ankyrin repeat domain-containing protein 49, translating into MNKDKQLDDEDDENEQFEEFMQNFNQLELLETHRHLIPVGTQSCWSGQSDDDDDEQERSEEWYEMQEKKMEKNPEKLLLWAAENNRLSTVRRLLSEKLAPVNARDEDQYTPLHRAAYSGHLDMAHELVAQGADVHAQTVDGWTPLHSACKWNNTRVAAFLLQQGADINAQTNGLLTPLHIAAGNKNSRETLELLLMNRYVKPDLRNNLDETALDIARRTDVYHYLFEIVEDCINAVSP; encoded by the exons ATGAATAAGGACAAACAACTCgatgatgaagatgatgagaaCGAGCAGTTTGAAGAATTTATGCAAAACTTTAACCAACTTGAACTGCTGGAGACGCACAGGCATTTGATTCCTGTAGGAACTCAGAGCTGTTGGTCGGGACAGTCTGACGATGACGATGATGAACAAGAAAGAAGTGAAGAATGGTACGaaatgcaagaaaagaaaatggaaaaaaacccagagaaattGCTACTGTGGGCAGCTGAGAACAATCGG CTGAGTACAGTGAGGAGGCTCCTTTCCGAAAAGCTGGCTCCAGTGAATGCTCGTGATGAAGACCAATACACTCCTCTCCATCGAGCTGCCTACAGCGGGCACTTGGACATGGCACACGAATTGGTGGCCCAAGGGGCGGACGTGCACGCCCAAACGGTGGACGGCTGGACGCCCTTGCACAGCGCCTGCAAGTGGAACAATACCAGAGTGGCCGCCTTCTTGCTGCAGCAGGGCGCGGACATCAACGCGCAGACCAACGGGTTGCTGACACCGCTGCACATCGCCGCTGGAAACAAGAACAGCAGGGAGACCCTGGAACTCCTGCTGATGAATCGCTACGTGAAGCCCGATCTGAGAAACAACCTGGATGAGACGGCCCTTGACATCGCCAGGAGGACGGACGTATATCACTACCTTTTTGAAATAGTAGAAGACTGCATAAATGCCGTGTCCCCTTAA
- the C1H11orf97 gene encoding uncharacterized protein C11orf97 homolog translates to MRAASEKQPAAAAAEAAGSDVRGNTFLYVEPSRRVKEIIEEEFSFWKEACHVKHPAAVDLEGIWSVKKNFSIGSLKPLKRNSVPLQPQFYSRHGAKKSKSQ, encoded by the exons ATGAGGGCGGCGAGCGAGAAGcagccggcggcggcggcggccgaggCGGCGGGCAGCGATGTCCGCG GGAATACATTTTTGTATGTTGAGCCATCTAGGAGAgttaaagaaataattgaagaagagttttctttttggaaagaaGCGTGCCATGTTAAACATCCAGCTGCAG TGGATCTGGAAGGAATTTGGAGTGTGAAAAAGAATTTCTCCATCGGAAGCCTGAAACCACTGAAACGGAACAGTGTACCTTTACAGCCTCAGTTCTACTCAAGGCATGGAGCAAAGAAAAGTAAGAGTCAATAA
- the FUT4 gene encoding LOW QUALITY PROTEIN: alpha-(1,3)-fucosyltransferase 4 (The sequence of the model RefSeq protein was modified relative to this genomic sequence to represent the inferred CDS: deleted 1 base in 1 codon) produces MARRHQFQPRAGGHHRLNLPTVPSASPGAATAAPGARSAAGSPRTLFPRGSAGGPARAGPGGTRRRAGSGGAAAGAERWQRQQHPPRRGPGPGSACAGRPRRAERRQRAAGMDSATRRCPAGRPGCPRRWRRRLRGRRWAPVAGLVGAAAALALYACLPEPEAAAGGRVGGEVTVLLWWEPFGRPRRMADCRRYNVSGCRLSTDRARYGEAQAVLFHHRDLARHGTEGLPRGPPPRPPRQRWVWMNFESPSHSPGLRGLAGVFNWTMSYRRDSDVFVPYGYLYAPPAPRPFVLPRKTRLVAWVISNWNEEHARVRYYRQLKEHLAIDVYGARGLALAQGGVVETISAYKFYLAFENSQHTDYITEKLWRNAFAASAVPVVLGPRRANYERFIPPDSFIHVDDFPSPRLLATYLKFLDKNKPNYRRYFAWRKKYEVHITLFWDEHFCKVCEAVRAAGNQIKTVQNLASWFES; encoded by the exons ATGGCCAGGCGACACCAGTTCCAGCCCCGAGCTGGG GGCCACCATCGCCTGAACCTGCCCACTGTCCCCTCAGCGAGCCCCGGGGCCGCCACCGCGGCACCTGGCGCACGGAGCGCTGCCGGCAGCCCCAGGACGCTGTTCCCGCGGGGAAGTGCCGGCGGTCCAGcgcgggcggggccgggcggcacCCGGAGGCGGGCCGGGAGTGGCGGGGCTGCCGCAGGGGCTGAGAGgtggcagcggcagcagcacccgccccggcgcggccccggccccggcagc GCATGCGCTGGGCGGCCCCGAAGGGCAGAGCGGCGGCAGCGGGCGGCCGGGATGGATTCGGCCACGCGCCGCTGCCCCGCCGGGCGGCCCGGCTGCCCGCGGCGGTGGCGCCGGCGGCTGCGCGGGCGGCGGTGGGCGCCGGTGGCCGGGCTGGtgggcgccgccgccgccctggCCCTCTACGCCTGCCTGCCGGAaccggaggcggcggcgggaggccgTGTGGGCGGCGAGGTGACCGTGCTGCTGTGGTGGGAGCCTTTCGGCCGCCCGCGGCGCATGGCCGACTGCCGGCGGTACAACGTGTCGGGCTGCCGCCTCAGCACCGACCGCGCCCGCTACGGCGAGGCTCAGGCGGTGCTGTTCCACCACCGCGACCTGGCGCGGCACGGCACCGAGGGGCTGCCCCGCGggcccccgccgcggcccccgcGGCAGCGCTGGGTCTGGATGAACTTCGAGTCGCCCTCGCACTCGCCCGGTCTGCGCGGGCTCGCCGGCGTCTTCAACTGGACCATGTCCTACCGCCGGGACTCGGATGTCTTCGTGCCCTACGGGTACCTGTACGCCCCGCCGGCGCCCCGGCCCTTCGTCCTGCCCCGCAAGACGCGGCTGGTGGCCTGGGTCATCAGCAACTGGAACGAGGAGCACGCTCGGGTGCGCTACTACCGGCAGCTGAAGGAGCACCTCGCCATCGATGTGTACGGGGCGAGGGGGCTGGCGCTGGCCCAGGGCGGGGTAGTGGAGACCATCTCGGCCTACAAGTTCTACCTGGCCTTCGAGAACTCCCAGCACACCGACTACATCACGGAGAAGCTCTGGAGAAACGCCTTCGCTGCCAGCGCCGTGCCCGTTGTCCTCGGGCCCCGCAGGGCCAACTACGAGCGCTTCATCCCCCCAGACTCTTTCATCCACGTCGACGACTTCCCCAGCCCCCGGCTGCTGGCCACCTACCTGAAATTCCTCgataaaaacaaacccaactaCAGGAGGTATTTTGCATGGAGGAAGAAGTACGAGGTCCACATCACCTTGTTCTGGGATGAGCATTTCTGCAAGGTTTGCGAGGCTGTGAGGGCAGCCGGGAATCAAATCAAGACTGTGCAAAATCTGGCCAGCTGGTTTGAAAGCTGA